One stretch of Pseudomonas sp. NC02 DNA includes these proteins:
- a CDS encoding LysR family transcriptional regulator, producing MSSILDLEVFVRTADTGSLSAAARSLSLTPAAASIALKRLETRLGIRLLARSTRSMRLTEEGRRYLDSVRVALEALSEGEQAVKQQGQSLSGLLQLAAPSDFGRNVLLGWLDEFKLEHPNVRLQLLLNDSNADLFRETVDIALRFGVPRDSSLVALPVVPDHTRVACASPDYLARHGTPRLPQDLAQHSTLRYMRQGRANNTWYFRQGEVLQEVEVGGDYLSDDGEIVRRWALAGHGIAYKARLDVARDIKAGRLVPLLTDWQGEPTPFNLMCPHRLQVSERVKVLHRFLQLRCAELLPQ from the coding sequence ATGAGCTCAATCCTCGACCTTGAAGTGTTCGTACGCACTGCTGACACCGGCAGCCTGTCGGCAGCCGCCCGCAGCCTCAGCCTGACCCCGGCCGCAGCGAGCATTGCCCTCAAGCGCCTGGAAACCCGCCTGGGCATCCGGCTGCTGGCGCGTTCCACCCGCAGCATGCGCCTGACCGAAGAAGGCCGGCGCTACCTCGACAGTGTGCGCGTGGCACTGGAGGCGCTGTCGGAAGGCGAACAGGCGGTCAAGCAGCAAGGCCAGAGCCTGAGCGGGTTACTGCAATTGGCCGCGCCCTCGGATTTCGGGCGCAATGTGCTGCTGGGCTGGCTGGATGAGTTCAAGCTCGAACACCCGAACGTGCGCCTTCAGTTGCTGCTCAACGACAGCAATGCCGACCTGTTCCGCGAAACCGTCGACATCGCCCTGCGCTTCGGCGTACCACGGGACTCCAGCCTGGTCGCGTTGCCGGTGGTGCCCGACCACACGCGGGTGGCGTGCGCCAGCCCCGACTACCTCGCGCGCCACGGTACGCCACGCCTCCCCCAGGACCTGGCACAACACAGCACGCTGCGCTATATGCGCCAGGGTCGGGCGAACAACACCTGGTACTTTCGCCAGGGCGAGGTGTTGCAGGAAGTCGAGGTCGGCGGCGACTACCTCAGTGATGACGGCGAGATCGTGCGGCGCTGGGCATTGGCCGGGCACGGCATCGCCTATAAAGCGCGGCTGGATGTAGCGCGCGATATCAAGGCCGGGCGCCTGGTGCCGTTGCTCACCGATTGGCAAGGCGAACCGACCCCGTTCAATCTGATGTGTCCCCATCGGTTGCAGGTGTCGGAGCGGGTCAAGGTACTGCACCGCTTCCTGCAACTGCGCTGCGCCGAACTATTACCGCAATAA
- a CDS encoding dermonecrotic toxin domain-containing protein, producing MTVIAHTGSPPPGLNQAAAVNDEPAISPLAPTVPSPLSPATVARVTFSSNVEWSSAQGELTAAGVELANAVLAPGTSSTVGAQVCTFAVDGIQSSDILVVKRVPASETGTNVLLYIPDVEGNSFFEFNNLGEMNAWLKEVATDPDKLDVFAGHFSRNAPADQTKRVKDTMTRFAAGDINAVVGPFGYEKGDIFNRLDKHTSVPPVPVNGLTGTYLKVETRDGRVTFAGTRPDGETVLYQYDAYGNFHGGGNKGNFYFVKNGLNNDQPLSPVSREQYLKTVVSVSLDNVGANDLWGLFDEFIRQLKNPGSGIGTALIALGVPADVAQSIEKIVKNPVTGTLLELNHGNRLGKLFGVEKAQMDAALTQIGDEIQGRIPYYGAIRGGLSQTAVMLEMAAKKSAVRPSADAPNA from the coding sequence ATGACAGTCATTGCGCACACCGGTAGTCCACCTCCAGGTTTGAATCAGGCAGCAGCCGTCAACGACGAACCGGCCATCAGTCCCTTGGCCCCAACTGTTCCCTCCCCATTAAGTCCTGCCACTGTCGCCCGCGTGACGTTTTCCTCGAACGTGGAATGGAGCAGTGCGCAGGGCGAGCTGACCGCCGCAGGCGTCGAACTGGCCAATGCCGTATTGGCCCCGGGTACCTCATCAACCGTCGGCGCGCAGGTCTGCACGTTCGCGGTGGACGGGATCCAGTCGAGCGACATTCTGGTGGTCAAACGCGTACCCGCCTCTGAAACCGGAACGAATGTCCTGTTGTATATTCCTGACGTTGAGGGCAATTCGTTCTTCGAATTCAATAACCTTGGAGAAATGAACGCCTGGCTCAAAGAGGTCGCCACCGACCCTGACAAGTTGGATGTATTTGCCGGGCATTTTTCCCGCAATGCACCTGCCGATCAGACAAAGCGGGTAAAAGACACGATGACGCGCTTCGCAGCAGGCGATATCAATGCCGTGGTCGGGCCTTTTGGCTACGAAAAGGGCGATATCTTCAATCGCCTGGACAAGCACACAAGCGTGCCGCCGGTACCGGTCAACGGGCTGACGGGGACCTACCTGAAAGTTGAGACCCGTGATGGCCGGGTGACTTTCGCAGGCACACGTCCGGACGGAGAAACCGTACTCTATCAGTACGATGCCTACGGCAACTTCCATGGAGGAGGTAACAAGGGCAACTTCTACTTTGTGAAAAACGGCCTGAACAATGACCAGCCGCTGTCGCCTGTCTCGCGAGAGCAATACTTGAAAACGGTCGTCAGTGTCAGCCTGGATAATGTAGGTGCCAACGATTTATGGGGGCTGTTCGACGAGTTCATCCGCCAACTGAAGAACCCGGGTTCAGGCATTGGGACGGCCTTGATCGCACTGGGCGTGCCTGCGGATGTGGCGCAGTCCATCGAAAAAATCGTCAAAAACCCCGTCACCGGCACCTTGCTTGAACTCAACCATGGCAACCGGCTCGGTAAGCTGTTTGGCGTTGAAAAGGCGCAAATGGACGCCGCACTGACGCAAATAGGCGACGAAATCCAAGGCAGGATTCCGTATTACGGGGCCATCCGAGGGGGGTTGTCGCAAACGGCTGTAATGCTCGAAATGGCAGCAAAAAAAAGCGCTGTCAGGCCTTCTGCTGACGCACCAAATGCTTGA
- a CDS encoding histone-like nucleoid-structuring protein, MvaT/MvaU family, with protein sequence MSRLAEFRAAEKALQEQLAQLESLKNDAGLKKEIEFEEKLQGLMKTYGKSLRDIISILDPNPGKSGASVAAAPKQRRARVVKVYHNPHTGELIETKGGNHRGLKAWKEQYGAATVDSWLRG encoded by the coding sequence TTGTCCAGACTCGCCGAATTTCGCGCAGCAGAAAAAGCCCTTCAAGAGCAGCTTGCCCAGCTGGAATCCCTGAAGAACGATGCTGGTTTGAAGAAAGAAATCGAATTCGAAGAAAAGCTGCAAGGGCTGATGAAGACCTACGGCAAAAGCCTGCGCGACATCATCTCCATCCTGGATCCTAACCCGGGCAAGTCCGGCGCTTCCGTCGCTGCCGCACCCAAACAGCGCCGTGCCCGCGTCGTCAAGGTTTACCACAACCCGCACACGGGTGAACTGATCGAAACCAAGGGCGGCAACCATCGCGGCCTGAAGGCGTGGAAAGAACAGTACGGCGCAGCCACTGTAGACTCCTGGCTTCGCGGCTAA
- the hppD gene encoding 4-hydroxyphenylpyruvate dioxygenase — protein sequence MADLYENPMGLMGFEFIEFASPTPGTLEPIFEIMGFTKVATHRSKNVHLYRQGEINLILNNEPNSIASYFAAEHGPSVCGMAFRVKDSQQAYNRALELGAQPIHIETGPMELNLPAIKGIGGAPLYLIDRFGEGSSIYDIDFVYLEGVERNPVGAGLKVIDHLTHNVYRGRMAYWANFYEKLFNFREARYFDIKGEYTGLTSKAMSAPDGMIRIPLNEESSKGAGQIEEFLMQFNGEGIQHVAFLTDDLVKTWDALKKIGMRFMTAPPDTYYEMLEGRLPNHGEPVDQLQARGILLDGSSVAGDKRLLLQIFSETLMGPVFFEFIQRKGDDGFGEGNFKALFESIERDQVRRGVLTAD from the coding sequence ATGGCAGACCTGTACGAAAACCCAATGGGCCTGATGGGCTTTGAGTTCATCGAATTCGCATCGCCAACCCCGGGCACCCTGGAGCCGATCTTCGAGATCATGGGCTTCACCAAGGTCGCGACCCACCGTTCCAAGAACGTACACCTCTACCGGCAGGGCGAGATCAACCTGATCCTCAACAACGAACCCAACAGCATCGCCTCCTACTTTGCGGCCGAGCACGGCCCGTCGGTGTGCGGCATGGCGTTTCGCGTCAAGGACTCGCAACAGGCCTACAACCGGGCCCTGGAACTGGGCGCCCAGCCTATCCATATCGAAACCGGCCCGATGGAGCTGAACCTGCCGGCGATCAAGGGCATTGGCGGCGCGCCGCTGTACCTGATCGACCGCTTTGGTGAAGGCAGCTCGATCTATGACATCGACTTCGTGTACCTCGAAGGTGTCGAGCGCAACCCGGTGGGCGCGGGCCTCAAGGTCATCGACCACTTGACCCACAACGTGTACCGCGGCCGCATGGCCTACTGGGCGAACTTCTACGAGAAGCTGTTCAATTTCCGTGAGGCGCGCTATTTCGACATCAAGGGCGAATACACCGGCCTGACCTCCAAGGCCATGAGCGCCCCGGACGGCATGATCCGCATCCCGCTGAACGAAGAATCGTCCAAGGGTGCCGGGCAGATCGAAGAGTTCCTGATGCAGTTCAACGGCGAGGGCATCCAGCACGTTGCCTTCCTCACCGATGACCTGGTCAAGACCTGGGATGCGTTGAAGAAGATCGGCATGCGCTTCATGACCGCGCCGCCAGACACCTACTACGAGATGCTCGAAGGCCGCCTGCCGAACCACGGCGAGCCGGTGGATCAACTGCAGGCACGGGGCATCCTGCTGGACGGCTCGTCAGTGGCGGGGGACAAGCGCCTGCTGCTGCAGATCTTCTCGGAAACCCTGATGGGCCCGGTGTTCTTCGAGTTCATCCAGCGTAAGGGTGACGACGGCTTTGGTGAAGGCAACTTCAAGGCACTGTTCGAATCCATCGAGCGCGACCAAGTGCGTCGTGGTGTGTTGACCGCTGACTGA
- the rarD gene encoding EamA family transporter RarD, translating to MSKGVVLSVLASVLFAVMYYFTSLLTPLSGLEIFGWRMLLTVPCMTVFMIVSGEWRRVWELVRLVAAKPALIGGVVVSSALLGVQLWLFMWAPLNGRSLDVSLGYFLLPLTMVLTGRLVYGEQLSRLQKIAVFFAGAGVLNELYQVGGFSWATLVVIIGYPVYFVLRKRLKTDHLGGLWLDMALMLPVALWFVQSGEQGFAVLDAHKGLYALIPMLGLISASALVCYVVASRLLAFSLFGLLSYVEPVLLLGVALLLGESIKEGEWLTYLPIWLAVMVLVFEGFKHLVRQQKA from the coding sequence GTGTCTAAAGGTGTTGTGTTATCGGTCTTGGCCTCGGTGTTGTTTGCCGTAATGTATTACTTCACGTCGCTGCTGACGCCCTTGAGCGGCCTGGAGATCTTCGGCTGGCGCATGTTGTTGACGGTGCCCTGCATGACCGTGTTCATGATTGTCAGCGGCGAGTGGCGACGGGTGTGGGAACTGGTTCGGCTGGTTGCGGCCAAACCCGCGCTGATCGGCGGGGTCGTGGTGTCTTCGGCGCTGCTGGGGGTGCAGTTGTGGCTGTTCATGTGGGCGCCGCTCAACGGTCGCAGCCTGGATGTATCGCTGGGCTATTTCCTGCTGCCATTGACGATGGTGCTGACCGGTCGGCTGGTGTATGGCGAACAATTGTCACGCCTGCAAAAGATTGCGGTGTTCTTCGCCGGTGCTGGTGTGCTGAACGAGTTGTATCAGGTGGGCGGATTCTCCTGGGCAACCCTGGTAGTGATTATCGGCTACCCGGTTTACTTCGTACTGCGCAAACGCCTGAAGACCGACCACCTCGGCGGGCTGTGGCTCGATATGGCGCTGATGTTGCCGGTGGCACTGTGGTTCGTGCAAAGCGGCGAACAGGGTTTTGCCGTGCTCGACGCCCACAAGGGCTTGTACGCCTTGATCCCGATGCTGGGCTTGATCAGTGCGTCGGCGCTGGTGTGCTACGTCGTCGCCAGCCGCTTGTTGGCCTTCAGCCTGTTCGGGCTGCTCAGCTATGTAGAACCGGTGCTGCTGCTCGGCGTGGCCTTGTTGTTGGGCGAAAGCATCAAGGAGGGGGAATGGCTGACGTATCTTCCGATCTGGCTCGCGGTGATGGTGCTGGTGTTTGAAGGCTTCAAGCATTTGGTGCGTCAGCAGAAGGCCTGA
- a CDS encoding LysR family transcriptional regulator, whose product MTLTQLEIFSLVAELQGFTSAANRLGISQSAVSHAIKSLEQELGVELIRRHQSQVELSDIGQQLLLRARAMLGLANTLQQEAADARGMKRGTLRIGSFGPTSSIRLLPAILQHFREQHPGIEVHVDEGPDRQVTQWLEERRVDVGFVVLPEERFDTFPLIEDQLVALLPLGHHLGAQPSVSLKALCGEPFILTQAGSAELVSRLFVGAGLQPDVRYRCSQLLSTLDTVRRGDGVTIVAELSLPESTQADYLIKPLKPAVKRQVGLAVLDRRQSSPATLAFIQLATRLKLY is encoded by the coding sequence ATGACCCTTACCCAACTGGAAATCTTTTCCCTGGTGGCCGAACTGCAAGGTTTCACCAGCGCCGCCAATCGCCTGGGCATCAGCCAATCGGCGGTGTCCCATGCGATCAAATCCCTGGAGCAGGAACTGGGTGTGGAGTTGATCCGACGTCATCAGTCCCAGGTCGAACTCAGCGATATCGGCCAACAACTGCTGTTGCGCGCCCGGGCCATGCTCGGGTTGGCCAACACGCTGCAACAGGAAGCCGCCGATGCCCGCGGGATGAAGCGCGGCACGCTGCGCATCGGCTCGTTCGGGCCGACCTCATCGATTCGCTTGTTGCCCGCGATCCTGCAGCATTTTCGCGAGCAGCATCCGGGCATCGAGGTGCATGTCGACGAAGGCCCCGATCGCCAGGTGACGCAGTGGCTGGAAGAGCGGCGCGTCGACGTTGGGTTTGTGGTGCTGCCTGAAGAGCGCTTCGATACGTTCCCGTTGATTGAGGACCAACTGGTCGCGCTGCTGCCCTTGGGGCATCACTTGGGCGCGCAGCCAAGTGTCAGCCTGAAAGCGCTGTGTGGTGAACCTTTTATCCTGACCCAGGCCGGTTCGGCCGAACTGGTCTCAAGGCTGTTCGTCGGTGCAGGGTTGCAGCCGGATGTGCGTTACCGCTGCTCACAGCTGCTCAGCACCCTGGACACCGTGCGCCGGGGCGACGGCGTGACCATTGTTGCCGAGTTGTCGCTGCCTGAATCCACGCAGGCGGATTACCTGATCAAACCGCTCAAGCCTGCCGTCAAACGCCAGGTGGGGCTGGCGGTACTGGACCGTCGGCAGTCCTCGCCGGCAACCCTGGCATTTATTCAACTGGCCACACGGTTGAAGCTTTATTGA
- a CDS encoding SDR family oxidoreductase — MTSPLNGTTIIVIGGSSGIGAAVAKQAVARGAHVVLAGRRLSSTVENGVRSEQVDVTDAASLQRLFETVGPFDHLVYTAGPAVQAKALIETDLNLAQDNFNVKLWGSLRAIQSALPFLAERGSITLTSGQLGRKTVAGQFIKTGINAATEALGKQLAKELAPRRVNVVSPGVIDTEAYAGLSDEQRLAMFAKAGGALPVGRVGQAEEVAAGYVLAMENGFITGSVIDVDGGGLL; from the coding sequence ATGACATCTCCCCTCAACGGCACAACCATCATCGTCATTGGCGGCAGCAGCGGCATTGGTGCCGCGGTGGCCAAGCAGGCCGTGGCACGCGGTGCCCATGTGGTGCTGGCCGGGCGGCGCTTGTCTTCAACCGTGGAGAACGGGGTGCGCAGCGAGCAGGTGGACGTGACCGACGCAGCCTCATTACAGCGCTTGTTCGAAACCGTGGGGCCGTTTGACCATCTGGTCTACACCGCAGGGCCTGCGGTGCAGGCCAAGGCGTTGATCGAGACCGACCTGAACCTGGCGCAAGACAACTTCAACGTGAAGCTCTGGGGTTCGCTGCGGGCGATCCAGTCGGCGCTGCCATTTCTCGCCGAGCGCGGCAGCATCACCCTGACGTCGGGGCAGTTGGGGCGCAAAACGGTTGCGGGGCAATTCATCAAGACCGGCATCAATGCGGCGACCGAAGCGCTGGGCAAGCAACTGGCCAAGGAACTGGCGCCACGGCGGGTCAATGTGGTCAGCCCGGGGGTGATCGACACCGAGGCGTATGCCGGATTGTCCGATGAGCAGCGACTGGCAATGTTTGCCAAGGCGGGCGGGGCGTTGCCGGTGGGGCGCGTGGGGCAGGCCGAAGAAGTGGCTGCCGGGTATGTGCTGGCGATGGAGAACGGGTTTATCACCGGTAGCGTGATTGATGTCGACGGCGGCGGATTACTCTAA
- a CDS encoding DMT family transporter, translating into MNPSPDRLTYLKLAAVTMIWGGTFVAGRYLAAGLDPLLAATVRFALASLALLAFLGAARIRLVRPTTAQWVQLMVLGFFGIFFYNLCFFYGLHYINASRASLIVALNPAVIGLASWLLFKERLGCFKLVGIALCLGGAGLVIVSRNPQLLQGTADAWVGDLLIFGCVVGWGVYSLFSRGLNQRLGPLQTVTWSILLGTLMLTITTLVTGRLTMAALGRIDLPQLMSLLYLGVLGSALAYIGYYDGLRRIGATRAGVFIALNPLTAVICGALLLGEQLTVPMLLGGAVILLGIYLCNKPLARARAMGI; encoded by the coding sequence ATGAACCCGAGCCCTGACCGTCTGACATATCTGAAGCTGGCGGCCGTGACCATGATCTGGGGCGGCACCTTCGTTGCCGGGCGCTATCTGGCGGCAGGCCTGGACCCACTGTTGGCGGCGACCGTGCGCTTTGCACTGGCCAGCCTGGCGCTGCTGGCCTTCCTGGGCGCCGCGCGTATTCGCCTGGTGCGTCCGACCACCGCGCAATGGGTGCAATTGATGGTGCTGGGCTTTTTCGGGATCTTTTTCTACAACCTGTGTTTTTTCTACGGCCTGCATTACATCAATGCGTCCCGGGCGTCGTTGATCGTGGCGCTGAACCCGGCAGTGATTGGCCTGGCCTCGTGGCTGCTGTTCAAGGAACGCCTGGGCTGCTTCAAGCTGGTGGGGATCGCGCTGTGCCTGGGTGGCGCAGGGCTGGTGATCGTCAGTCGCAACCCGCAGTTGCTGCAGGGCACGGCAGATGCGTGGGTCGGCGACTTGCTGATTTTCGGCTGCGTGGTGGGGTGGGGCGTGTACTCGCTGTTTTCCCGGGGTCTGAACCAGCGCCTGGGGCCGTTGCAAACCGTGACCTGGTCGATCCTGCTGGGCACGCTGATGCTGACGATCACCACGCTGGTGACGGGTCGGCTAACGATGGCCGCATTGGGCCGGATTGATCTGCCCCAACTGATGAGTTTGCTGTACCTGGGCGTGCTGGGCTCGGCACTGGCCTACATCGGCTACTACGATGGCCTGCGCCGCATCGGCGCCACCCGTGCGGGTGTATTTATCGCCCTCAATCCGCTCACGGCAGTGATCTGCGGCGCATTGCTGCTTGGCGAGCAACTGACCGTGCCGATGCTGCTGGGTGGGGCGGTCATCCTGCTGGGCATCTATCTGTGCAACAAACCCCTTGCGCGGGCCAGGGCAATGGGGATTTGA
- a CDS encoding aldo/keto reductase, producing MIYRTLGQSGLKVSALTLGSMMFGEQTNTEDSLRIIDKAWDQGINFIDTADVYTGGRSEEIVGEAIARQRQDWVLASKVGIGPADGLPNRSGLSRKRIFNALEASLTRLDTDYLDIYYLHREDHNTPLEVTISAIGDLIREGKIRHWGLSNYRGWRIAEVIRVAERLGVDKPIISQPLYNIVNRQAEVEQITAAAAYGLGVVPYSPLARGVLSGKYAPDVTPEAGSRAGRQDKRILETEWRVESLRIAQQIQQYTQGRGVGIVEFAIAWVLNNSAVSSAIVGPRTEAQWDAYTGALEVKITAEDEAFIDSLVTPGHASTPGFNDVSHFVSGRVARP from the coding sequence ATGATTTACCGCACACTGGGCCAGTCCGGGTTGAAGGTCAGCGCACTGACCCTGGGCAGCATGATGTTTGGCGAGCAGACCAACACCGAGGACTCGCTGCGCATCATCGACAAGGCCTGGGATCAAGGCATCAACTTTATCGACACCGCCGACGTCTACACCGGCGGGCGCTCCGAGGAAATCGTCGGCGAAGCCATCGCCCGCCAGCGCCAGGATTGGGTGCTGGCCTCAAAGGTCGGCATCGGCCCGGCGGATGGCCTGCCGAACCGCAGCGGCCTGAGTCGCAAGCGGATTTTCAATGCGCTGGAAGCCAGCCTGACGCGCCTCGACACCGATTACCTGGACATCTATTACCTGCACCGCGAAGACCACAACACGCCACTGGAAGTCACGATTTCAGCGATTGGCGACTTGATCCGCGAGGGCAAGATCCGCCACTGGGGCTTGTCCAACTACCGCGGCTGGCGGATCGCCGAAGTGATCCGCGTGGCCGAGCGCCTGGGGGTGGACAAACCGATCATCAGCCAGCCGCTGTACAACATCGTCAACCGTCAGGCCGAGGTGGAGCAGATCACCGCCGCCGCCGCGTATGGCCTGGGCGTGGTGCCTTACAGCCCGCTGGCCCGTGGCGTGCTCAGCGGCAAATATGCGCCGGACGTAACGCCTGAAGCCGGCAGCCGTGCCGGGCGCCAGGACAAGCGCATCCTGGAAACCGAATGGCGCGTTGAATCCCTGCGCATCGCCCAGCAGATCCAGCAATACACCCAGGGCCGTGGCGTGGGGATTGTCGAGTTCGCGATTGCCTGGGTCCTGAACAACTCGGCGGTCAGTTCGGCGATTGTCGGGCCGCGCACCGAGGCGCAGTGGGATGCCTACACCGGCGCGCTGGAGGTGAAGATCACGGCGGAGGACGAAGCATTCATCGACTCGCTGGTCACGCCAGGGCATGCGTCGACGCCAGGGTTCAATGATGTGAGCCACTTTGTGTCGGGGCGAGTTGCCCGGCCATAA
- a CDS encoding EAL domain-containing protein, protein MPLTVKGPRKASTRHLITLLSGALPILLGVLILYWQAGRTLEHSTAQTAQEAVRQFDLMLDNTALAAQDLLPLAGHECDNPTQLKLREQVTRRPFVRATTLSWQRNIYCSSLFGGNYQSPVNPEDYVGGRLWLMKGNPVTPDTALLVYRLTEGDRGAFASIDGYHLTNALRLISRYTDLVLQVGPNWLAADGKVHSTALPTFSVAHHHLDSTRYTYSVEAGMPEGETWRYMRARYPALFVLVVFFGVLAGILAHWLQKRSSAPTLELQRALGANEFVPYYQPVVRGDNIRQWAGCEVLMRWNHPREGLVRPDLFIPLAEHSGLIVPMTRALMRQTAAQLAPHTAQFADNFHVGINITARHCHDLELVEDCREFLAAFPPGKVILVLELTERELIEPTDITRQLFQALHEMGVMIAIDDFGTGHSSLGYLRNFNVDYLKIDQSFVAMIGVDALSRHILDSIIELSAKLDLGIVAEGVETQEQCDYLAAQGVDFLQGYLFGKPVPCDEFIRFLNSH, encoded by the coding sequence ATGCCACTGACCGTCAAAGGCCCCCGAAAGGCCTCTACTCGCCATCTGATCACCCTGCTCAGTGGCGCGCTGCCCATTTTGCTGGGTGTGCTTATCCTGTATTGGCAAGCCGGGCGCACCCTCGAGCACAGCACCGCGCAAACCGCCCAGGAGGCCGTGCGCCAGTTTGACCTGATGCTCGACAACACCGCCCTCGCCGCCCAGGACCTGCTGCCACTGGCCGGCCATGAATGTGATAACCCGACTCAACTGAAGCTGCGGGAACAGGTCACCCGCCGGCCGTTCGTGCGCGCCACCACCTTGTCCTGGCAGCGCAACATCTATTGCAGCTCGTTGTTTGGTGGCAACTACCAGTCACCGGTCAACCCTGAGGACTACGTCGGCGGTCGTCTCTGGCTGATGAAAGGCAACCCGGTGACACCCGACACCGCATTGCTGGTGTATCGCCTCACCGAGGGAGACCGGGGGGCCTTCGCCTCCATTGATGGCTACCACTTGACCAACGCGTTGCGCCTGATCAGCCGATATACCGACCTGGTGTTGCAGGTGGGGCCTAACTGGCTGGCGGCGGATGGCAAGGTGCACAGCACAGCGCTGCCGACATTTTCCGTCGCGCATCATCATCTCGACTCCACGCGGTATACCTACAGCGTGGAAGCCGGGATGCCGGAGGGTGAAACCTGGCGCTACATGCGGGCGCGGTATCCCGCGCTGTTCGTTCTGGTGGTGTTTTTCGGCGTGCTGGCAGGCATCCTCGCCCACTGGCTGCAAAAGCGCTCATCGGCACCGACCCTGGAACTGCAACGGGCCCTGGGCGCCAATGAATTTGTGCCCTATTACCAGCCAGTGGTGCGTGGCGACAACATCCGGCAGTGGGCCGGCTGTGAAGTGCTGATGCGCTGGAATCATCCCAGGGAAGGTCTGGTGCGCCCGGACCTGTTCATTCCCCTGGCCGAACATTCGGGCCTGATCGTACCGATGACCCGCGCCCTGATGCGCCAGACCGCCGCACAGTTGGCGCCCCACACCGCGCAGTTTGCCGACAATTTTCACGTGGGCATCAACATTACCGCTCGCCATTGTCACGACCTGGAGCTGGTGGAGGACTGCCGGGAGTTCCTCGCTGCCTTCCCGCCGGGCAAGGTGATCCTGGTCCTGGAGTTGACCGAGCGCGAGTTGATCGAACCCACGGATATCACCCGCCAGCTGTTCCAGGCGCTGCATGAAATGGGGGTAATGATCGCGATCGACGACTTTGGCACCGGCCACTCCAGCCTGGGTTATTTGCGCAACTTCAATGTCGATTACTTGAAGATAGATCAAAGCTTCGTGGCAATGATCGGTGTTGATGCACTCTCGCGGCATATACTCGACAGCATCATTGAACTGTCTGCCAAGCTGGACCTGGGCATCGTTGCCGAAGGCGTCGAAACACAAGAACAATGCGACTATCTGGCGGCCCAAGGCGTTGATTTCTTGCAAGGCTACCTGTTTGGCAAGCCTGTACCTTGCGACGAGTTCATTAGATTCCTGAACAGCCATTGA